The Balearica regulorum gibbericeps isolate bBalReg1 chromosome 5, bBalReg1.pri, whole genome shotgun sequence genomic interval TTGGAATTATGGGGTCAGAATTCCTTGAAGTAATTAGCTGAGTTTTCGTGGGGAGCAGGGTATTTTTCTTTGGACCACACAAGGTGAAATTGCTTTATGAGGGAGGATGGATGCTGAACCGTACGTATAAATCCCAAATAAGAAAGCACATGACACTttcagagggagagaaaaagaaatcttcatgGGCAAGGAAAATCTGCTGAGAGCCTGCCCGATGCCTCTGCCTACCTGCTAGGTCCTACAAAATAGGACCATGCTGAGGGCTCCCTCACATGCTTCCAAGCAGTGCAGAAACACAAACATAGCTACAGGGAGCACATCCACCAATTTTCCAAGAGGAGTTGTGCAGGACAGGAGAGCTGTGAGAGAGGAGGGCTTTATTTGCTATCATAATCCACCCCTTGGGGCACAGGTACAGCATTTCTCTGAAGCATACAAGGACCATTGGCTTCACAACAGCTGCATGGGGCAggaagagaggggaggggagctggcagTCCCGCCCCTGCCAGGGCAGTAGGAGGAGGCAGCTCTCGGTGACTGGCTGCCCAGGCACAGGAGCCAGGACATCCAGCTTAAATACAACCATGGTGCAGCTGAGCGGatcacagaagcagctgcagattGCTCCCAGCTTGCTTTGCCGAGCACGGTTGTGGTCACGGCAGATGAGGTTTCTCTTGTCCAGCCTTTCCACATCTCTCATCCTCTATGGCCCCCACCATCTGCCTCTCGCCCACCGCCCGCAGCCTCTTCGATGAGCCGCTGGCCATCACAGTGCAGGGCCTCAGCCCACGGCAGCAGGTCACACTACGGACATCCCTGCGGGACGAGACGGGCGAGCTCTTCCAGGCCTGCGCCCGCTACCAGGCAGGAGACGATGGGGAGCTGGACCTCGCCCGCTGCCCCGCGCTGCCGGGAGGCAGCTTCTCCGGCCTGGAGCCCATGGGGCTGCTCTGGGCTTTGCAGCCCCAGAAGCCCTTCTGGTGTATGGTGAAGTGGGACGTGCAGAGCCCCTTTGTCCTGCAGCTGGAGGTGTTTGAGGGccacggggacccccccgggcAGCTCCTGGCCCAGGCACAGCACGAGCGGGCGTTCCTGCGGGACGGGGTGCGGAGAGTCCCGGTGCGAGAGGGGAGGATCCGGGCAACGCTTTTCCTGCCCCCGGGTGAGTACTGGCTGTGGCCATCCTGTTGTTCCAGTGCTGGCCAGGGCCTTGCTGTGCCAGGGCAGCTGTCAGCCCTCcagtggggaggaggagggttgGAGGGGTGAGCAGGAGCAGGACCAGGCATGGGGACCGTGCTGCAGGCTATGGGCTGCACACATAGTGCCCTGTGCCCGGTCCCAGTACTTCGTGCCCTTGCTGGGCTGTGGCAGGCGAAATGCAAAAAGTCATTCTCAAGACAGAATTGGTGTTTCTGAGCAGGGAACCAACTGGAACAGCTGATTTCACATGCTCAGCATCCCATTCAGCAGCGAGGCCAGGGCTCCCTCCCCTGCTTCACCCCTACCCCTACCCACAGCCAGTCTTCAGCATAGCTCCAGCCATAGTCAGCATCTCTTTTACACAATTTTGCTcagaggttgttttttttttctccactgagaTTCCACCACACTGGAGTTGTCTTGCACTGAGGTGTCCCACTCATGACGTTCTATTTCTGGTAGTACTGCCTGCACTGTCATCTCTGCGCTTTCCGATTCAGATGATGCTGGGATTATACTGATTGCCGTTCCATAGTTCTCAAACCCACACACAAACTCTTACAGTTTGTTGCTGAAGTTCTTGAAGACCATGCTGGTTTATTATCAGTCAATTTTGTCGCCTTAGACTTGGGGAGGACAGTGGGATTGTATGTCCTTATGCTTCTTTTACTCTGTTACTGGactcttttttgcatttcttgcgTATAGCACATTTGTATCATGGTCTGGCTTCTGCAGGGGCTACTTTTCGAGCAACGGTCATTAGTTCAACCTTATGTTCTAGCTCAAAGCCTGATACTCCTTCTTTTACTATGCGGAGGATGTGGTTATCAATGCACCTATCAAAGTTTTTCtgcaaaggagaagaaggaTTGGAGATCCTACACTTGCAGAGGCCAGTACATCTCACGCTCGTATTCTGGCTATGTTATGTCTGCTAACTGATGGATGTTCatcttttctctcattttagCAGTAGAAATGGTGATCTGGGCATGCACAGTCTATCCCGAAACTGCTTCAAGACTCCTTTAGGTTGTGGGAGTAGAAGTGAAAGTAGAGTGAAACTTAAAGCAAATCCCAAGGATCTGAGCTGAACTTTGTAGAGGTTTCAGCTGACCTCTCCCCGtggctcctcttctcccttccaaGCCACATTACAAGGGACATCTGCTACGAACTAAAATAAGCCAAGTGGTGGTGAAGGGCTGGTCTGAGAGTGAGAAGGGGAAAGTGAGGAAAGCCACCGCACAGATCATCTCTGCGACTGGAgcttaaagaaaatgctgaaataactgCCAATTATTAGCACTAAGATAGATTTGCATCTTATGCAGGTGGTATCTGTCTTTCTGCCACTCACTGTCTTGCCAGTTAATTTGCAGTCATTTAACAGCTCGCAGCTAAATGACTGCTCATGTCCTTTCCCCAAAAGACATTCCTCTGCAGTTCCTGTTGTGTACCTGGTTTGATGCGTTCTAAACCAGAGAAACATTGAAAAGGAGTCATTTCAGGCAATGCTGCTCTTCGTCTTGTCTGCTCCAGGAGAAGACACCTTCCCAGGAATCATCGACATACACGGCTACGCAGGAGGTCTCTTTGAGCACAGAGCCAGCCTGCTGGCCAATCATGGCTTTGCCACACTGGCCCTGGCTTATTTCAAATATGAGGATCTGCCCCAGGACCCAACTGAACTCCACCTGGAATATTTTGAAGAGGCGGTGAACTATATGCTGCAGCACCCACAGGTAGGAGCACCCTCCATGTCCCACTGGGTTCCCCTGGGAGTGCTTCTTCTCCAAAGCGCCTGTCACTTGGCCCAAGTTATCTCTGGAGGAAGCTGCTGAAAGCTCACCTGGCTCCATCTGACAGGGGTTGGGTGCCTGGGCTCTAGGAAAGAGGAACGGTCAAACAGAGATGCACTGGAAGGGCAGAGGATGGGCACCATCCAGGTACTGTCACCTGGAGTGACAGAGATGCTGTCTTGAGACATAAGGTGGGGAGGCTGTGGAGGAGAGACATGCATTTTTCGAAGCAGCCTTCATGAATTGTCACCACATGCCCCCATATGAACCCTTAGtatgaaaatacaaagtaaaaagcATTTGCCGGTATCTAGCTGTGGTGGGTCGAACAAGCcgctctctcccttcccttcctcaacAGGACTGGTGGAGAAACTAAGATGAAAAatcttgtgggtcaagataaggacagggagataaCTCACCAGTTATCACCACAGgtaaaacagacttgacttcaggaagattaatttcattcattGCCAGTTAATAACAGAGTAGCATagtgagaaataagaacaaaactaaaaacatcTGCCTCCCACATCTTTGGGCAGCGGCAGGTCCATTTTGGAGCTGACTGAAACTGCCTCTGTCCAACACAGGGGCAGCCCCTGGTCTCTTCTCACAAAGACAATCCCTATAGTTTGCACGGCCAAAACCTTTCCACACTTGCTCTGAATAGTTTTACTTGTCTCCTGCAACCTGTGCTCAAATGGTGTCATTGTGCTTGCTCTCTCTTGGTGTCGTCATAGTACCAGGGAACATTTTTCATGGCAGTGGAAGAAATTTCTGTGTCGGAGGTGCTTGACACTTGCCTAGAAGAAAAGCTAATCATTGCCATCACCTCCTTCACAATGTTTTGCAAACTCTCAGCATTATACAACGTCCCTCTCCAGGATCTAGCCattgtgtttttcagctgaGCACTGAtgggtttttcctcctgtctACCAGGTGAAGGGACCAGGGGTTGGCCTGCTCGGTTACTCCAAAGGAGCTGATCTGTCTCTTGCCATGGCCGCCTTCCTGAAGAACATCACAGCCGTTGTTTCCCTCAACGGCCCTGTGGCCAATACAGTTATTCCTCTCTGTTACAAGGACAAAATCATCCCCCCTTTGCCCTTCGATGAACAAAAGGTCAAGGTCATCGGTTCCAATATTCTTGATTGTTCTGAAGTCTTTGCTGACCCCTTTCAAGCCCCTGGCAACCAAAGCCTGATCCCACTAGAGAAAGCTGAGGCACAGTTACTGTTCATTGCGGGACAAGATGACCATCTTGTCAAAAGTGAGTATTATGCTACTGAAGTCTGCAAGCTTTTGCAGGCTCAAGGGAAGgcaaattttcagattttgtctTACCCTGGGACAGGGCACTGCATCGaccctccctttttccctttgtactCCATaggaaagcatcttttttttcacaagCAAGTAATTTGGGGTGGGGAGCTCAGGGCTTATTCTGCAGCTCAGGTTCATGCTTGGCCACGGATTCAGGCTTTtttcaacaaatatttaaatgacaaCTAATGTGCAAAAAAGACATAGCTTTATAAGGACCTAACTTGACAGACATTTTCATACTTATCACATCAAACCCTGTTCACAGCTGTACCAGTACAGCTACAGTATCTTCCATGACTTTGCACATCCATAACTCAGAAAAGAACtgggtttgccttttctcttttcccccaaaCTTTTTTGCTCAAGTGTCAAGACAAGGAATGGCAAATAGATTTGCACTGGCCCTTGATAATACAGATCACGTGCAAAATGCGCGATTACCTTTCTCCGGCAGTTTCGGTTCTTCTAATACTTGACGCTACTTTCCATACCACTCTTGTCTCTACATGCACACGCTATCCTCAGCTCATACTTTAAAGCAACACCTCTCAAATGTTAGGTTTGGAGCAGGGATTTTGCCACTCTTATGGGGAATGTCTCATCACAAATGGAAATGTCTCTGACCTCTGCGCTGCTGGAAGCGTGTAAGAATGGATGCTATAGCCAGGATGCCGGCGTGTCTCTGGTTAACCCTCCGGAGGGGTTGTGCCTGCTTTGCATCTTCCCTTCAGCGCTCTGGCTCGTGGATACCTCTAGCCCCAAGATGCCATGCCAAAAGCCATTCTGCTGAATTTGCAGCCATGGTGATCTGCTCCCACGGCACGTGGAACTTTTTCACCTTTGTTATTAGGGCGAGAATTGTAATAAAGAGACTGAGATTTGAAAGCTGTGGAGTcatttgctgtgctttggataGGAGCAGGGATCTTTGCATCCCCACCACTCCGTCACCCCAGGGTGGAACTTGTAGGAGCAGGGCCCTGTGGGTGGAAAAGCCCCGAGGGCCTCCTGCCTCacctcagcagagcagccacaCTCACCCTAAGACATCGATCAGCATGCAACAAACTGCCACCTGCACGCCCAAATGCTCtgtcctcctccagcctgccaGGGGCCACCATCTCTGTGAGTCCTGGAGGGCTGCCACCTCCCTCGTGGATGCCATCTCCCACCGCCCTGCTGAACCAGCCATCCTGGTTGTCTCCACGCTGCAGGTGTCCTCTCAGCCAGCTTGGCACGCTGGGGCAGACctcagagctggcagctgcctctcAGCCCTGGCCTGTTTTCTGCACCTGGGTGTCTTCATTCAGGGCACCGCAGCATTTCCCTGCCTGGCAGCTTTCATAATGGATGTTATCAGCAGTGCTGGCTGACACCTGCGGGCCTGCCCTACCGCAGGTGAGGCACTCTCTTTGGGTGTGGGCAAGAAGAGCaggtggcagagcaggagggaggcaaCAATGGGAGCCTTGGGGCAGCCGGTGGCCACACAAGCTGCTGTCATCTGGTGAGAGGTGCAAGACTGCAAGTCCCAGGAGATGCCAGGAGAGCGGCACCGGGCTCGTGGGGCTCTCTCCCCCCTGAGATGCTCCCAGGCCATGGCCCCATGTGCCCAccccagcacagggtggcacCAGCCTCTCTTGGGATGCCCCCGCTGAGCAAGGTGGGCTCCCATCCCATATCAGCTTCTGCACAACATCTTCCCCCAGGAAGCAGGTGGGGCCTGAGCCCTGAGCATGGTCCCTTCCTGCCCCGTTGCTCTGGCTGGAGCCTGACACCAGAGGCTGAGCGCAGGATCCTCCTGGGACGACTCCTGgcagttcctgctgctgcaggagaccTCTCACCGTATGCCCTGGCATGGGACAGGAACTGGATCAGAGAGGAGTGGAGAGGAGCTCTGCGACAGACCTTGCCATGCTGCCCCACCACTGTCCCCATGCCTGCAGCTGGTCACACATGACAATGCCCTATTGGGTTCAGGATCATGTCATGGGGGTGGACTTTCCAGGAACAGCAGTCCATGGAGGTGGCAGGAACAAGCTGCCAAAATGCTCCCAGACTGTGGTGCCGATTGCCTGCAGGGCTGCATGCAGCAAAGCGGTAACCTTTTCTGAAGGGAGCCTGCAGCTTGGCTGAGTTcaggagaggaaagacagaGCCTGTGAGAGAAGCCcaggcaggagggctgcagctgcacctGAGGCTGGGTCCAGTCCTGCAAGGATATTAACCAGCAGGCCTGGTTTAGAGAACTGCCACCACAGCAGATAAACACACTATTTGTCAACAAGTGTCTGGGCAAACCTGCCACCCTTTGAAGATGCTCCCACAATGCCGGTGGCTGCCTGTGCCAATCCCGCCTTGCTGTGGGCGCTGACAGGGCTGCACTGGAGTCTCCAGGCAGCCTTGACATCTCCCAGCGCTGTGTGGGCCcacacagctcctgccccaATTCCCCTCCCCTTGCCTGTGTGTGGGAAGCTGCATTTGTAGAAGAAGCCTCAGCTTAAGCGCAGACACAGTGAAGACAGCAACCCAGGAGCCATGGGGCAGGTCACTGCCCGCTCCCTGTGCCAGGTGAACTCCTGTGcctggcagaagcagctgccCTGGCTCAGCCCCGTGCCTGCAGTCCCACAGCGCTGCAGCCCCACGTGGATCCCCAGGATGACCTCTGCCCGCAGCCTGTCCTCCATGGCCCCCTCCGTCCGCCTCTCGCCCACCGCCCGCAGCCTCTTCGATGAGCCGCTGGCCATCACAGTGCAGGGCCTCAGCCCACGGCAGCAGGTCACGCTACGGACATCCCTGCAGGACGAGATGGGCGAGCTCTTCCAGGCCTGCGCCCGCTACCAGGCGGGAGACGACGGGGAGCTGGACCTCGCCCGCTGCCCCGCGCTGCCGGGAGGCAGCTTCTCCGGCCTGGAGCCCATGGGGCTGCTCTGGGCTTTGCAGCCCCAGAAGCCCTTCTGGTGTATGGTGAAGTGGGACATGCAGAGCCCCTTTGTCCTGCAGCTGGAGGTGTTTGAGGGccacggggacccccccgggcAGCTCCTGGCCCAGGCGCAGCACGAGCGGGCGTTCCTGCGAGATGGGGTGCGGAGAGTCCCGGTGCGAGAGGGGAGGATCCGGGCAACGCTTTTCCTGCCCCCGGGTGAGTACTGGCTGTGGCCATCCTGTTTTCCCTAAACCAGTATTTTGTCAGTGCAAGCTGTTCCATAACCTCTGCAAAGAGGAGTCCATGAAAGCCtctgtccttccctttctctctccctctctccctccctccctccctcccgtaCCACCGACCAGCCTGACCATCATTCCCAATTCACCTGGCCGTGTGGGTGCCAGGACATGGTTGCAGAAGCAGGTGGAGGAATAACTCTTCCTGCCCAAGAGCTTGAGGTTATAAACATGGAGAAATGTGCAGCATGCGGAAGCGTGCCAGGAGGGCCGTTGGAGacaagaagctgcagaagagagTGGTGGAGAGGGGCTCTGCACCAGTCCTTGGCAGTCCTCCTCACTGGGAGAGTTTGGGGgatcctccctctgcccccagcacaGTAGCAACTAACTATATAGTGACCACAGTCCCCCATGTTTGAGTTCCTGTGGATATCATCAGTTCatgaaaggggaaagaggagaagcTCAAGAACATTTACAGGGATGAAACCTTtccagcaggaaaaggcagtAACTTAATTGCTCTGGAGAAGGCACAGAGCACCTTTCTGAGGTGTAAGAGGTGCCCAAGGCACCGCCAGGCTGCTGCATCTGGGCAGCTACACAGAGACTTCCCTGCCAGAGTCCAGAGTGTGGGAGGGCTGATTTCACAGGCTCAGCATCCCACCCGCAGGAGGCTAGGACTCCCTCCCCTGCCTCACCTCTACCCCCACCTGCTGACCAGGAGATGGAAGACGCCACCTGCATACATTTTGTATCCAAAATGTCCTGCTTCCCCTGAGCTGAGGCACTTACAGTAAGCCAAAGGCTGGTGCATTTTCTCAGTGTCTCCTGATCCGgtccttttgtgtgtgttttaaaatgatagGCCCTTGCCGTGCTCCCTGGAGCTTTGAACCGTCTCCTAGACACAGGATAGGAGGAATTTATTCTCATCCTGCTGCCACCACAGCCAATCTTCAGCTTAGCAAGATTGTAAGCTTGGCCTGTAGTCAGTATTTCTGTTAGGCAGTTCCATTTGGAGATGtgttttatcatcatcatttcACCACACTCCAGTTGTCCTGCATTGAGACACTCCCATCGTGATCTGTGTTCCTGGGAGTCCTCTACATTCAGATTCAGGAGTTGGATACTCCTCAGAAAACAACCTAAGGCCAGTAAAGGTGGAGAGCTCAAAGGACTTCTGCTATAGTACTGCCCCCCTTTCCTCGAGCACCCACGCTGCCTTACTCAGCATTACCGCCTTTTCTGTGCATGTTCAGTGCAAGCCCACAGAGCCCTGCTACACCTAGCTGGGCCATGGGCCACAGGCAACTGCGCTGCTGGCCTCTGGGGTGCACAGCTACTGCTTTGAATGCTCACGGTTTATGGAGAGCCAgatgtgctgctgcctgcatgcAAACAGCGGCAGAAGGAAGAGCACAGTACTGCTTTGGACAGTAAGGCTCTCCTCAGTCCAAAGCACAGAGAGCAAGCAGATGCTGTGCACTTCCCTCTCCTCCATGACCCCCAGCAGCACGTTCCTGTCTTCCACCAGCAGCCCTGTTTGAGGATTCACAGGCCACCATGGTGCGGGGTGTGAGACCATGGCAGGAAGGCATTCCGGCAGAGTGGGAGGCATGAGCACACTCAGGCCTCTGGCTCTTCTGAAGCCACAAGTAGGGGTGAGCTGGGTCTCACCCACTCCTGATATGGCCAGGGGCACCTTCGCTGGCCTGGGGTCTGTGGAGCTTCCATGGGCGCTGCAGTCTGAAAACCCATCAGGCTGTAGGAATGCAACATGCAGAGCATCCTCTTCCCTTGCCCTGGTTGGACAGGAGCAGAATCTTCACAGGATGAGGAAAAGAGGATCCTGGGACAAGAAGAGAAGATCCAAACAATGATCTTCTGATCACCCAGTGAGATACCCATGGCGTCATATATGGAATTTGATAGTCATCACAGTCAGAGACACGATCCCCAAAGAGATGAAGTGCTGGTTGGATGGATCCCACTCACCACTTTTCAAGGGATCCCAAATGCTCAAAAGCCACAATACAAACACAAATGCTTACAGTTTCTAGTTTCATAGTATTACACCTATCTAATCATGATACCTTGAGGATTTTTACAGTGCCAAGTGAAGTGGTCATTGTTACAGGGCTGCTtacagggagaagagaaagtggCACAAGATGCCTTCACCAGACAGTCTTTGCCCGTTGGCCCTCAGCACAATGCAGAAACACTGCTGATTCCTAAAACAAATAAGGGTTTGCACATTACCCAAGAGGTTCTGTTCCTCAGCCTTTCTTCCCCTGCAACACACTctaggtttttttcagcagctaaATGACTGGCAATGTCCTTTCCCCAAAAGCCATTCCTCTGCAGTTCCTGTTGTGTACCTGGTTTGATGCGTTCTAAACCAGAGAAACATTGAAAAGGAGTCATTTCAGGCAATGCTGCTCTTCGTCTTGTCTGCTCCAGGAGAAGACAC includes:
- the LOC142601871 gene encoding acyl-coenzyme A thioesterase 5-like; translated protein: MAPTICLSPTARSLFDEPLAITVQGLSPRQQVTLRTSLRDETGELFQACARYQAGDDGELDLARCPALPGGSFSGLEPMGLLWALQPQKPFWCMVKWDVQSPFVLQLEVFEGHGDPPGQLLAQAQHERAFLRDGVRRVPVREGRIRATLFLPPGEDTFPGIIDIHGYAGGLFEHRASLLANHGFATLALAYFKYEDLPQDPTELHLEYFEEAVNYMLQHPQVKGPGVGLLGYSKGADLSLAMAAFLKNITAVVSLNGPVANTVIPLCYKDKIIPPLPFDEQKVKVIGSNILDCSEVFADPFQAPGNQSLIPLEKAEAQLLFIAGQDDHLVKSEYYATEVCKLLQAQGKANFQILSYPGTGHCIDPPFFPLYSIGKHLFFHKQVIWGGELRAYSAAQVHAWPRIQAFFNKYLNDN
- the LOC142601872 gene encoding acyl-coenzyme A thioesterase 5-like, yielding MGQVTARSLCQVNSCAWQKQLPWLSPVPAVPQRCSPTWIPRMTSARSLSSMAPSVRLSPTARSLFDEPLAITVQGLSPRQQVTLRTSLQDEMGELFQACARYQAGDDGELDLARCPALPGGSFSGLEPMGLLWALQPQKPFWCMVKWDMQSPFVLQLEVFEGHGDPPGQLLAQAQHERAFLRDGVRRVPVREGRIRATLFLPPGEDTFPGIIDIHGYAGGLFEHRASLLANHGFATLALAYFKYEDLPQDPTELHLEYFEEAVNYMLQHPQVKGPGVGLLGYSKGADLSLAMAAFLKNITAVVSLNGPVANTVTPLCYKDKIIPPLPFDEQKVKVIGSNILDCSEIFADPFQAPGNQSLIPLEKAEAQLLCGRRTTHPGGLCNPISISSILIATKGSTNSP